One Cystobacter fuscus DSM 2262 genomic window carries:
- a CDS encoding pyridoxal-phosphate dependent enzyme: protein MDIHDNILSAIGHTPLVKLQRLVGPNDATVLVKCEFMNPGASIKDRMALYIIEKAEREGKLKPGGTIVENTSGNTGMGVALAAAVKGYKCIFTMPDKMSLEKINRLKAFGAQVVVTPTNVPAEDPRSYYETAKRLHRETPGAFMLNQYHNPDNIEAHYKITGPEILEQTEGKIDYFVSGLGTGGTMSGAGKFLKEKIPGLKNVGVDPEGSVYEGYFKTGKLTEPHVYKVEGIGEDMLCGAMDFKVLDDVRQVDDRQSFVAARRLAREEGIFAGGSAGAAVHVAVQLAKEVGKGKTIVVILPDTGMSYISKFHSDEWMRDNGFMEEKGAGTVRDLLQGKKDVITARKGQRVDQVVETMRQRGISQMPVLAEDGRALGMIHEYDLLNALVANQVKFADTIDSIVTPLQGVVAPETSLNRLREVFNQDKVAVVKEGEKVLAVITKIDLIEHLHRVAG, encoded by the coding sequence ATGGACATCCACGACAACATCCTTTCGGCGATTGGCCACACCCCCCTGGTCAAGCTGCAGCGCCTGGTCGGCCCGAACGACGCGACGGTGCTGGTCAAATGCGAGTTCATGAATCCCGGCGCGTCCATCAAGGACCGGATGGCGCTCTACATCATCGAGAAGGCCGAGCGGGAGGGGAAGCTCAAGCCCGGCGGCACCATCGTGGAGAACACCTCGGGCAACACGGGCATGGGCGTGGCGCTGGCCGCGGCGGTCAAGGGCTACAAGTGCATCTTCACCATGCCGGACAAGATGTCGCTGGAGAAGATCAACCGCCTGAAGGCCTTTGGCGCGCAGGTGGTGGTGACGCCCACGAACGTGCCGGCCGAGGATCCGCGCAGCTACTACGAGACGGCCAAGCGCCTGCACCGGGAGACCCCGGGCGCGTTCATGCTCAACCAGTACCACAACCCCGACAACATCGAGGCGCACTACAAGATCACCGGGCCGGAGATCCTCGAGCAGACCGAGGGGAAGATCGACTACTTCGTGTCGGGCCTGGGCACGGGCGGCACGATGAGCGGCGCGGGCAAGTTCCTCAAGGAGAAGATCCCCGGCCTGAAGAACGTGGGCGTGGATCCGGAAGGCTCCGTCTACGAGGGCTACTTCAAGACGGGCAAGCTGACCGAGCCGCACGTCTACAAGGTCGAGGGCATCGGCGAGGACATGCTGTGCGGCGCCATGGACTTCAAGGTGCTGGACGACGTGCGCCAGGTGGATGACCGCCAGAGCTTCGTGGCGGCGCGGCGGCTGGCGCGCGAGGAGGGCATCTTCGCGGGTGGCTCGGCGGGCGCGGCGGTGCACGTGGCGGTGCAGCTCGCCAAGGAAGTGGGCAAGGGCAAGACGATCGTCGTCATCCTCCCCGACACCGGCATGAGCTACATCAGCAAGTTCCACTCGGACGAGTGGATGCGCGACAACGGCTTCATGGAGGAGAAGGGCGCGGGCACGGTGCGCGATCTGCTCCAGGGCAAGAAGGACGTCATCACCGCGCGCAAGGGCCAGCGCGTGGACCAGGTGGTGGAGACGATGCGCCAGCGCGGCATCAGCCAGATGCCGGTGCTCGCCGAGGACGGCCGCGCGCTCGGGATGATCCACGAGTACGATCTGCTCAACGCGCTGGTGGCCAACCAGGTGAAGTTCGCGGACACCATCGACAGCATCGTCACGCCGCTGCAGGGCGTGGTGGCGCCGGAGACGAGCCTCAACCGGCTGCGCGAGGTGTTCAACCAGGACAAGGTCGCCGTGGTGAAGGAGGGCGAGAAGGTGCTCGCCGTCATCACGAAGATCGATCTCATCGAGCACCTGCACCGCGTTGCGGGCTGA
- a CDS encoding tetratricopeptide repeat protein, translated as MTKVSLQSAEAARLEKQGKPEEAIREFERALAHDPQDGNALLGLARLRLSRGENDAGRALLRRLLKVEPQNAEAQVHLARLDAVAGDEKALEALRKLAARKDADAFVLLNLGQALLTRGRFEDAAEAFERALRLQPEESSLLLALGMARQGQGKGEQALLHFQKATEVNPGDYQAPLLAARLLVHQGQLNRALTLMKQAVERVPDKAELYPELIQLYLLMGETKGAMRTAAEFRTHSPRNAAAAYLHGLTNMMMGYTQEAERLLNASLSLEPKGIDARLALANIRRMEGDQVGALKWLEEAWKLNPQAPGPACELAVLFMSQPGGAAQAAQLLGVALGAHPDEPSLNLNMALALADSDVPKAREHALRAKARGSKSIREHAERLLSRLS; from the coding sequence ATGACGAAGGTCTCCCTTCAATCCGCCGAGGCTGCTCGCCTGGAGAAGCAAGGAAAGCCGGAGGAGGCGATCCGGGAGTTCGAGCGTGCCCTGGCGCATGATCCCCAGGATGGGAACGCGCTGCTGGGACTCGCGCGGCTGCGCCTGTCGCGAGGCGAGAACGACGCCGGGCGCGCCCTGTTGCGCCGCCTGCTGAAGGTGGAGCCCCAGAACGCCGAGGCGCAGGTCCACCTGGCCCGGCTCGATGCCGTGGCGGGAGACGAGAAGGCGCTCGAGGCGCTGCGGAAGCTGGCGGCCCGGAAGGACGCGGATGCCTTCGTGCTGCTCAACCTCGGACAGGCCCTGCTCACCCGCGGGCGGTTCGAGGACGCGGCGGAGGCGTTCGAGCGCGCGCTGCGGCTGCAACCCGAGGAGTCCTCCCTCCTGCTCGCCCTGGGCATGGCGCGGCAGGGGCAGGGCAAGGGGGAGCAGGCGCTGCTGCACTTCCAGAAGGCCACCGAGGTCAACCCGGGTGACTACCAGGCGCCCCTGCTCGCCGCGCGGCTGCTCGTCCATCAGGGCCAGCTCAACCGGGCCCTGACGTTGATGAAGCAGGCCGTGGAGCGGGTGCCGGACAAGGCGGAGCTCTACCCCGAGCTCATCCAGCTCTATCTGCTGATGGGCGAGACGAAGGGCGCGATGCGCACGGCCGCCGAGTTCCGCACCCACAGCCCGCGCAACGCCGCGGCGGCCTACCTGCACGGGCTGACGAACATGATGATGGGCTACACGCAGGAGGCCGAGCGGTTGTTGAATGCCTCGCTGTCGCTGGAGCCGAAGGGCATCGACGCGCGCCTGGCGTTGGCGAACATCCGCCGCATGGAGGGCGACCAGGTCGGGGCGCTGAAGTGGTTGGAGGAGGCCTGGAAGCTCAATCCCCAGGCGCCGGGGCCCGCGTGCGAGCTGGCGGTGCTCTTCATGTCCCAGCCTGGGGGCGCGGCCCAGGCCGCCCAGCTCCTGGGGGTGGCGCTCGGGGCGCATCCCGACGAGCCGAGCCTGAACCTCAACATGGCGCTGGCGCTCGCCGACAGCGACGTGCCCAAGGCGCGCGAGCACGCGCTCCGAGCCAAGGCCCGGGGGTCGAAGAGCATCCGCGAGCACGCGGAGCGGCTGCTCTCTCGTCTGTCCTAG
- a CDS encoding aminoglycoside phosphotransferase family protein, translated as MELEAALRDQVGKAIGRPVPQAPITKLKGDASNRSYYRVGTAPESWVLMVMPLEASKKSEEASKGEPPKELPFINVHRYLEGLGIRVPRILRYDEPAGMMVLEDLTDRTFEAALEGGKHRDELYTRAVDLLARLRAQAERHVDPNCLAFTRAFDEDLYDWELHHFREWGMEAWSGKKPTDAERAELDRVFRDIAKQLAAAPRGFTHRDYQSRNIMVKDGELVVIDFQDALQGPRQYDLVALLRDSYVELDRGFVDAMLDRYIATFAQLTGERIEPTGFKAFFDLLTLQRKMKDAGRFEFINRVKGNPGFLVSIPASLRYVRDAFERRPEMGGLRKLVAKYVPELG; from the coding sequence ATGGAACTCGAGGCCGCGCTGCGCGACCAGGTCGGGAAGGCCATTGGCCGCCCCGTGCCCCAGGCTCCCATCACCAAGCTCAAGGGCGATGCGAGCAACCGCTCGTACTACCGCGTGGGCACCGCGCCAGAGAGCTGGGTGTTGATGGTGATGCCGTTGGAGGCCTCGAAGAAGAGCGAGGAGGCGTCCAAGGGCGAGCCGCCCAAGGAGCTGCCCTTCATCAACGTGCACCGCTACCTCGAGGGGCTGGGCATCCGCGTGCCGCGCATCCTGCGCTACGACGAGCCCGCCGGGATGATGGTGCTCGAGGACCTGACGGACAGGACGTTCGAGGCGGCGCTCGAGGGCGGCAAGCACCGCGACGAGCTGTACACCCGGGCGGTGGATCTGCTCGCGCGCCTGCGCGCCCAGGCCGAGCGCCACGTGGACCCCAATTGCCTCGCCTTCACGCGCGCCTTCGACGAGGACCTCTACGACTGGGAGCTGCACCACTTCCGGGAGTGGGGCATGGAGGCGTGGAGCGGGAAGAAGCCCACGGACGCCGAGCGCGCCGAACTGGACCGCGTCTTCCGCGACATCGCGAAGCAACTGGCCGCCGCGCCCCGGGGCTTCACGCACCGCGACTACCAGAGCCGCAACATCATGGTGAAGGACGGGGAGCTGGTGGTCATCGACTTCCAGGACGCGCTCCAGGGCCCGCGCCAGTACGATCTCGTGGCGCTCCTGCGCGACAGCTACGTGGAGCTGGACCGCGGCTTCGTGGACGCCATGCTCGACCGGTACATCGCCACGTTCGCGCAGCTCACGGGCGAGCGCATCGAGCCCACGGGCTTCAAGGCCTTCTTCGATCTGCTCACGCTGCAGCGCAAGATGAAGGACGCGGGCCGCTTCGAGTTCATCAACCGCGTGAAGGGCAACCCGGGCTTCCTGGTGTCCATCCCCGCGTCGCTGCGCTACGTGCGCGACGCCTTCGAGCGGCGGCCGGAGATGGGTGGGCTGCGCAAGCTGGTAGCGAAGTACGTGCCCGAGCTGGGCTGA